From the genome of Nicotiana sylvestris chromosome 1, ASM39365v2, whole genome shotgun sequence:
AAGAAAGGAAGGACTAGCTATTCGATTGATTTACTTTTTATTACCCCGTCTGCTCTCTTGTTCATATATTGGTTTTTAGATTTGATTCCCCGTATGCTCTAGTATAGAGAAAGGTAGACTTCTTTTCTCTATACTAGTAAGAGAGATTGAACCTGCAAGCGCTAACCTAACAGAAAAAAACCTCCTCTAGGGAAATGGCCCCGATGCGTGTAATAGAGAATAGGCATGCTTGGCTTACTTGAATCTGCGTTGGGGATGGGATTGCCTACCTGTCTAGTTAGCTTGAATGAAAGCGTAAGGCAAGCCCAAGGGCTAGTAGTAAGGCATTGGGGATCGTAGACCACTAAGGAGAGAGGCCAGTCTTCCTACTCAGCATAGGACTTAGCTGGGAAGAGACTTTCTTCTTCTCCCCCTGTCGATCTGGGAGCAGCCTTGTCTTTTCCTTTGTACTATTTTTAGTTGATAAAGAATAAGCTCTGGAAGCGGATAGGCCGATGGTAGGGAAGGCTAGCACACATCATTTCTCTAAGAATAAGTGAGTTTCACGACGAGTCCAGCTCGTAGTGACCCTAAGACTGTGTTATGGCGAACTGGGAATGCCTTCCAAGTCTATAGTCTTATAAAAGTAGTAATGCCGCATTCCCTCTTCAGTTATCGTGAAATTTCTCAGGGCTCTTCTCTATGAAGAATGCCTCCTCGTTCTTCGTCCATTCCCGTTCGATGGAGAAAGAACTTCTTTCGGGTGTTCGGTCAGGCTTGCTTAGGCCGAGTAAGCAACTGAAGAAATTTCGTATACAGGTTTTCAGTATTAGAAAGGTCTGGGTGATTGCAGTATATTTTGGCCTGTAGTTAGCTCCGCTTAAGGTAGTGAAGTGAGCCATTAGCTCAGATTCCGCATCTAAATCATTAGCTCAGCTAAGGAATCAAGCACCCAATCCGATAAGAGCATCAAATACGAATCACGTCCGAGACGGGAGAAATAGCATAGTAGTAAAGAAAGCGCATAAACCCATTCCTTCGCAAATGGCGCCATAGCCAACGCTCTATCTAAAAACCATTCTTTCTTTCAGGCCGGTAGGGGGAACCTTCCGCATGAAAGCGAAAGGAAGCGACCGATCAAGAAATGCAAAGAGAAGGGGAATGGTTAGTGATGACGGCATAGGACACAGAAAGTTCCTTCTCTCTCTTTTGAATCCCAGGGATTGCCTCAGGGAAGAGGCCAGTCCCTGAAAAAGCCATCTCGATTGGTATCATTCAAATGCGAATATAGGCCTGATTGAAGCATAaaagtgaaataataataatgagaGGCTTTTGTCCGTTGACGGTCATCTTACCTGTCTCCTACGCTACGCTCTCAACTGGATCAATCGCTTTGTCCTGATTTATTGAACAGGTGCCCTGTGGAACATGTTTTATGGAATTTCACTCTTTATGTAATATTTCTTTTCTTACTGATTGAATTCAGGTAGAGAGAGGAATATTCGATCAAAACCCTTAGTCCGATAGGGGGATAGTATACATTCAATCCGGATAAGACACTGAGATGAAAGACGAATCAAGCAAGAAAGGCAGAAAGGGGGCCGCTTTCTCGAGTGAGAGTTCTTTTTTGGGGTTAGTCTGACTGTCCTCATTCTAGTTGGTAGGCGTGCGAGTAAGAGGGTAGTCGGCGAAATTATATGAATTGAATGGGACTTCAGCTTCGACAATCGTATCCTCCCTCCAGCAAATAAGGTGGAGTGGGCAAGGCAGAGAAGACAGGAAAACACAAGCTCAAACTTCAGCATTTCCATTACCTGCGGAAGTAAAGGAAGCATTTCCAGTGAATAAGAACTAGAATTTCCATTGGGTCGGGAGCTAAGAGAGATTGGAAAGGTTTAAATAAGAGTGTGCCTAGCGTCTTTCGCTCTCTCTTATTAGAAGAAGGAAGGGGCGCGACCCCACTCAGCTCGAAGAAGTAGCTCTTTCAACTAATCCATACTTTTCCTTTCCTTCTCCTCGCTACTGTAAAAATGTTGAATTTCTTTTTTTACACTGGCGCAGATGATTTCCCCTAAGGCACCGATGGACCAACGCCTTCGTATGTATATCACCCGAATTTCTTGATTCACGGCGTCGAGTATTTGCACTTTAGATCTCATGACTCGACCTGTAGACGGTGATACCGCCACCTTTGGCGACGTGATCTTTTCTTATTCACTTGTGCTGGTGGCGGAGAGGTCGGCGCCTGTGTTCTGGCTCTGGGGGGGTGGGTCTTCCCTTTCTCAATTATGACGTACTCGGTTAGGTTGCCATCTAGGTCTCGGTCGGGGGCGACTTCCAAATTATGGTCTCATTCTTCCCTTCCCTTGATTCACGATCCTTGCAGCTTAATTAATCCCCCATGTGTCGGGACCTGAACCGTGGTGGTGCTCTTCTACAGCTTCTTCTACATAGGCTCCGTAACTTCTGGAATTGAAAAAGGAAGCTTTTCCAAGCCCGAACAAGATCAAAAGAACTGATCGCTTTCTACAATAACAAAATAGTTATCTACTAGCCATGTTTTCTTTCTGTGATAATGCCGTAGCGTAGGACTCCAGGAATTTTGGAAGCTGAACATGCTCAAAAGATGCCTAAAGCTTTTAGCTTTGATCATTCGACGCCGAGTGAAACGGTTCCTCGCTAAATAAAACCAAAGTTCCACTACAACCAAGGAAAGAGATAGATCACATCTTGGCCAAATGCCAATCCTCCTAGtttgaaagagaaaaagagtGGAGATGTGCGAAAAAAGATCACTCCTAACTAACCAGTCAAGTGAAAGGAGCCCGCTTACCCACTCCCCTTTCCCCCCATTGCTAGGAGCCTCGCCCTCTTGACTTGATATGTCAAGAAGACTACAACCGATAGTGGATCACCTTTTGCTTAAAAAGGCCCGCCCATCTCATATATATGATAAAGGAAGCAGGCTGTTTTTAGctatttttgctttttcttttgtttttttttttctgggGGTCTAATATGAGATGTATAACGTGCTCATACTCATCCATTAGGATGTTCCCCCCTTCAAGAGCTCCGCTAGGatactaacttggttacctagCATTGAATTAGGTAGGACACTCGTCCTACTTCATAGATAGAAAAAGAACTAGTAAGTCCATTATTTGTGGTACCCCTAAGAGACCTTTTTCCTTTCCTTGTATTGTATTAAATAAAAGCTAAAGCACTTTCTTTTAAGAATGTATCTGGTTCCATCTTTCTTTCGTTAGTTAAGCCACCTTTTTCTAAAAAGGATTGTAGTAATTCTGGTTTGACACTATTTGGAATGGCTCTCTCATATTGAGAAATTCTGTCTAGTGGCATTCGATCACAGAATCCATTGACAGCTGCATAAATGACTAGAATTTGTTTTTCAATTGGCAGTGGTGCATATTGTGGTTGTTTCGGTACTTCTGTCAGCCTTGCACCTCTATTGAGTAATGCCTGAGTCGCAGCATCAAGGTCTGAGCCAAATTGAGCAAGGGCGGCCACTTCGCGATATTGTGCCAATTCCAGTTTTGAACTACCGCAGACTTGTTTCATAGTTTTCAACTGAGCGGCAGACCCGACGCGACTGACAAATAAGCCGATGTTAATCGCAGGTCTAATTCCGCGATAAAAGAGCTTTGTTTCCAAATAGATTTGTCCATCAGTAATGGGGATCACATTGGTGGGAATATAGGCCGATACGTCTCCAGCTTGTGTTTCAATGACGGGTAAGGCGGTCAAGCTACCTGTGCCTGTCTGGTCCGATCGTTTAGCCGCTCTTTCTAAGAGATGGGAATGTAAATAGAAAACATCCCATGGGAAAGTCTCACGACCTGGTGGTCGGCGTAACAATAATGACATTTGTCGATATGCTACCGCCTGTTTACTAAGATCATCATAGATTATTAATGCGTGCATTCCATTATCGCGGAAATATTCCCCCATGGCACACCCAGAATATGGGGCCAAAAATTGTAGAGGAGCAGGATCCGAAGCGGTGGCTGCTACAAGAATAGAATATTCCAAAGCATTCGCTTCTGAAAGAATTTGAACTAATTGTGCCACAGTTGAGCGTTTCTGTCCAATCGCTACATAGACACAATACAATGTCTCACTCTCAGAGGTGGCCCTTGAGTTCAGTTGCTTTTGGTTTAATATGGTATCGATAGCAATAGCAGTTTTTCCAGTTTGTCGGTCCCCGATTATAAGTTCTCGTTGACCACGACCTATAGGAACCAGGCTATCTACCGCTTTTAACCCTGTTTGCATAGGCTCGTGCACAGATTTACGTTCAATAATACCAGGGGCTTTCACTTCGACACGTCTTCGCTCGTGATCGCTTAGAGCCCCCCTTCCATCAATAGGTACTCCCAAGCCATCGACCACACGCCCTAGCATAGCCTTTCCCGCAGGAACATCCACAATAGATCCAGTGCGCTTGACAAGATCTCCTTCTTTAATAGCAGTATCACTACCAAAGACAACAATCCCTACATTCTCATTCTCAAGATTCAAGGCTATTCCTTTCACACCGCTGGCAAATTCAACCATTTCCCCAGCTTGAATCTCGTTCAATCCATAAACACGTGCAATCCCATCTCCAACTGAGACCACTCGACCGATCTCATCCACTTGAAAATTGGTGTAAAAGTTGCTAATTCGACTTTCTAATAGACTTGTTAGTTCCGCAGCTCGGGGAGAAAGTTCCATAATTCAATTCAAGATAGATAGAAGGGAGAATGCCGCTGACAAAGATGAGCTCTACCAGTCTCTCCTTTTTTTTATTCCATCAAAGACCAGTTCTAATTTCTCCTGAGAGATTTCATTCATAAGTCTTTTATAAAGCAGGCTCCGGTGGGTCCCCTGGTTCTCTATTTGCTTAAGGTGGTCCAAGTACGTATCCAATGAGAATGCCCTACCAAAAGGATAGAAGAGCACCCCCCTAATCTGGTGCCTTTTCTCTAAAATGGAACCTTCTTGAACCCTGTCCGAACGAAGGGCTTCCTCTATCTTAAGCTCAGTTTGTAATTGGGTCTCAATTATTGCCTCAGAAATATCTTCGGGCAAGGGACGCTTAACAGTATTTATGCTAAGACGATCACTGAGCTCCCGACGCCTCTGTCCGTCCTCCTGTAACGGATGATAAACCTCAGCAATAGGCGCTGCGGGTTCACCAGGGTTGGGAGAGTCCGGGGCCGGTTGGTTGAGACTGGCTTCGGAATTACCAGGGGAACTGCTTCCAAATAAATCAGTCCACCTGAAGCCCCTTCCTCCAGCGCTCTCACCTGATCCTGAGCCAGAGGCCCCCGAAGGAGCCATCATCATCTGATTTTCCAGATCAAGACCCACAAAAACCATTGTAAGTAGGAAACCTCCGGAATACCACCCGAACCGACTAACAACCAAGTGAACAAGAATTCGTTGGTATAAGCGCCACAATAAGATCTCAAAATTTAGACCAAAAGATTGTAGTAATAGAGAAGCGAAGCCAAGAACACCAAAAAAAATGAGAAGGGAAAAGACCCTTCATAGGAAGACGAAGAGATAAGGGGCGAAGGATATTCATGATATTCAGAAAGATTTATGTTCATTCGCTCTGCTCGCAGAGCGGTATACCGAAAAAAAGAAGCGACTACCTTACTTAAGCAATTCTTCTTATTCTTATTCTTTCTTAGTTGAAGTTCCTATAttggttttttctttcttttatgaaTGTTATAACTCCTAATTCTTTGGTAGCGGACCTCTTTGATAGTTCGACCCTTATCCCCCGTCTAACTCAACTATTCGACTACCTCTCCCACTCATCAAGGCAGACATCAGAAACGAAACTATTGCCAAGGGAGACCGGAGTACGCTATGCCCCATCACCTACAAAAAGATCAGTTACGGAAGTACTGCGCTTCTCAAGGCCCTCTGCGTCAGAGTGACCCCGCCGGGGCGATCCAGTTACCCGGAGTTCAAGTTCGATCCATtaggttcttttttttttcagaaaagAAACGAGAGACAAGAAAACATCTTTGATTACGATTAAAAGGAACAATCTCAAATAGACCAAGATCCAATTTCGGGTCATTTCTTGGTGAACATGATCTGCCATAATCTCTTCGATCCCTTCATTTATGTGCCAGAATAGAGAGAGATTTGGTAGGAAAGTGGAAGAGACCTTTTTGTATATGATAATCAAAGGGAGTGGGAAAGCTGCAGTAATTCTTTGGAAAAGCCCGGTTCTCTTTGTCTTCGAGCTTTCATTCCTCAATCCACTGATTCCTTCCTTCATATACCTCCCCACCAATAGTTAGAGACAAATAGGAATAACCGAACCATGTCTACAAAATGCCAGTACCATGCAACTGCTTCAAAGCCAATGTGATGCTCCTTGGTCAGATGACCAAGATATTGGCGAATACCACATATGATCGAGAAAATAGTACCTATAATCACATGAAAACCATGAAAGCCAGTTGCTAAGAAAAAGGTAGAACCATAAATACTATCCGAAATAGTGAAGGGTGCTTGATAATATTCCATTCCTTGAAAGCCTGTGAATACTAGAGCCAGTGAAACGGTAGCTACTAAAGCGTAAACTGCTCGTTTTTCCTTCCCCGCGAGTATAGCATGATGAGCCCAAGTTACGGCAGCTCCGGATGAAAGGGGAATAAGGGTATTAAGAAAAGGGATTTCCCAAGGATCTAAAACCGCAATCCCCTTTGGGGGCCAAATACCTCCGATCTCTACCGTAGGTGCCAAAGAAGAATGAGAAGAAGCCCGAAAAAGAGCAAAAAAGAACATAACCTCCGATACGATAAACAGAATAAAACCATATCGAGGTCCTAATTGTACGACTTTGGTATGATGTCCTTCGAACGTGGATTCACGTAGAACATCGCGCCACCATACGAACATGGTATATAGGATAAATATGAGGCCCAAACTGAGAAGTGTTGCACCCCCTTGAAATGAGTGCATGTACATCACACCTCCTACGGTTGTTGCCAAAGCTCCGAGTGAACCCGAAATAGGCCATGGACTTGGATCTACCAAATGATAAGAATGCCTCTGAGATTCAATCATAAACCACTTTGCCTCGGTTCTATGTAAACCCCCCTTCACCCCCACCCCCTAAAGTAGTAAAGTAAAGAAGGGCTCTTTGGGGTCTAATTTTCTTTCTATCTGACAGGACAAACAAAGAAATAGGAAGGGATGGTTCTTTCATTCCATTGATAGAAGTCTAACTAGAAAAAGACTCTCTCTATTACTTTGAGAAGAGAATCGTTGGTTTGACCGACGAACTACGTGGGAAAATAGAccttctttctttgatttgaagcaagATTTTTTTTAAGTAACAATTCCATTCAGTTCGCTTTCGGAAAACTTGCTGGTCGCGGATTAGTTCGTTCTGCGCCGCCAGCGGCCTCAACCCAAAGGCGCAGGTTGATCTCTCTGGTTGAGGCTGCATTCATTTATTCATATTCAACTTGACACGTGGGAAGGGCTTACTCTACTAGTGGATCGGCTTGGTCTCACTCCCTTCTCGCACTATTCCTCCCCACTAAAAAGAGCGATTGAGAATCTCGAGAACCTTTCCGAACGTCTGTCTTCGCGGGGCGATTGGAAAAGAAAGGAGTATTTAATTCTTTTACTGCCTTCCATTCCACTATTCTGATCGAATTAATTGCTCTTCCGAACGACCAAGTCATAATGAGATTAAAAACCGATGCTTCCTTGGCCGTGTGGAACATGGATTAGCATTATGTCATTCCTACAAGTGATGACCCACCCAGGATTGCTATGTACGGACTTAGAGATCAAATATAATATGTTTCTTTCCATTCCTCGTGAGCCACTTATTTCTCCGAAACAAGAGATTAAAGTCATCTTCCTCCTTTTTCCCAAGAAGTCGACGGCGTTACACCATTGGGATACTTCGAATAAACTTGAGTACATATAGGATACACCGGTGCTAAAACCTTTTCTCAAGATATCTTCCAAACAGTTGGGGTCGTTGCTCCGGATCTTGTTCTCCCGGTGTGAAACCAGTTGGTTCCGTAGTTTTAGAATTCTGCTGATCCCAAGTACTCCATCTCCATCATTGCATATAGGAATATAGAAAGTAAAGAGGAAAAGGCATGACCAGAAGAATTGTGTGAAATAAGTGAATTTATCCAGTTGAGGCATTCTTGATTGATTGAGACAAAACGATTCCCTCAATACAGCTTAACTCCGTCAAGCCTGTACGAGTAGTGAAGAAGTATAGAGCACTTTGGTTGGTTGTTGACCAACGGAAAGCATGGGAGAAAAAAAGATGGACAAACGAAAAAGGGCTAAAAAAAAAAGGACGAAGTAATCTTTAAGCGGATTTGAAAGCATCAGATTGAATCAGCCAGAAGGTTCACCCCTCACCTAGTCTCCCCCATTCCGAAAATAATGGAGAAAGTCATGATAGACGGGGCTGTTTCGCCCTTGCTGCTATAGTTGAAGTAGCATTCTCTGAAGAAATTATTCAAGTACTGTCTTCATTACAGGATCGCGGGGATGTGAATCGGTCAGACCGGCTCTGTCTAACTTCAGAATTATATACTCTAGGATTTATGGCCTTAAGCCTTGTTCCCTAAAAGGGGATTCGCGTAAAATCGGAAGAAATTCGCTGTCCAGTTCATTGAGAAAGAGATTAAAAAGTTGATCCTGAAGATTCGCTTTTAACTCTAAAACTTTGATATCGAACAGCTCATTATTTACCGCTGATAGAAATTCAATCGGAGTTCGAGTTTCATTTAAAAAGCTTCTCACTAACTCTTCGTATCCCCCAGCATTAAGTTGAGGAGGTAATTGGTCGATTTGTAGTGCTTCTAAGAGACGGATTCGAGCATAGAGGTCTATCTCCAGATCCTCAAGCTTTGGGAACTGACGACCCCAAAGAAAATGAGAATTGAAGAGAAGGGGGGGGGGCGCCGGATTATCCTGCCTAACTAGAAGTGAATTTGTATGGGATGATCTTATAATTATAGTATTAGTAGAACTGGACGAATCCGTTTCTCCACTTGAGGAAGGGGAGTCAAAAAAATGCgaaaaaaagagcaaaatgtCTATATGACCATGACCCTTTCTTAATAAGTAAGAAATTAGTAGCAGATAGAGTATCCGTA
Proteins encoded in this window:
- the LOC104227970 gene encoding cytochrome c oxidase subunit 3 — translated: MIESQRHSYHLVDPSPWPISGSLGALATTVGGVMYMHSFQGGATLLSLGLIFILYTMFVWWRDVLRESTFEGHHTKVVQLGPRYGFILFIVSEVMFFFALFRASSHSSLAPTVEIGGIWPPKGIAVLDPWEIPFLNTLIPLSSGAAVTWAHHAILAGKEKRAVYALVATVSLALVFTGFQGMEYYQAPFTISDSIYGSTFFLATGFHGFHVIIGTIFSIICGIRQYLGHLTKEHHIGFEAVAWYWHFVDMVRLFLFVSNYWWGGI